The DNA sequence TGATCGCGGTGGCCGCGTTGGTGGGCTTCCTGATCGTCGAACGCACCGCGGAGAACCCGGTGGTGCCGTTCAGCCTGTTCCATGACCGCAACCGGGTGGCGACCTTCGCGGCCATCTTCCTGGCCGGCGGTGTCATGTTCACGCTGACAGTGCTGATCGGTCTGTACGTGCAGGACATCATGGGTTACAGCGCGCTGCGGGCGGGCATCGGTTTCATCCCGTTCGTCATCGCACTCGGTATCGGCCTGGGGCTGTCCTCGGCGCTGGTGTCGAAGTTCCCCCCGCGTGTGTTGGTCATCGCCGGCGGCGTGCTCGTGCTCGGCGCGATGATCTACGGATCCACGCTCGACGCCGACATCCCGTACTTCCCGAACCTGGTCTTCCCGATCACGATCGGTGGACTCGGCATCGGCATGATCGTGGTCCCGCTGATGATCTCGGCCATCGCCGGAGTCGGCTTCGACCAGATCGGTCCCGTGTCGGCGATCGCGCTGATGCTGCAGAACCTGGGTGGACCCGTCGTGCTCGCGATCATCCAGGCGGTCATCACCTCGCGCACCCTCTACCTCGGGGGCACCACCGGGCCGGTCAGTGACATGAACGCCGCCCAGCTGCACGCCCTCGATCAGGGCTACACCTACGGCCTGCTGTGGGTGGCCGCGGTCGCCGTCGTCGTCGGCGCCGCTGCGCTGTTCATCGGCTACACGGCTCAGCAGGTGGCGCATGCGCAGGAAGTCAAGGACGCGATCGACGCCGGAGAGCTTTAGCTCGACATTGGGCTGGGGAGAGCTTTAGCTCGACATTGGGCTGGGGAGAGCTTTAGCTCGACATTGGGCTGGGGAGAGCTTTAGCTCGACATTGGGCTGGGGAGAGCTTTAGCTCGACATTGGGCTGGGGAGAGCTTTAGCTCGACGTTGGGCTGGGGAGAGCTCCGGCCCCCACCAGTAAGGTGGTCGCTCGTGATCACCCGCATGTCCGAGCTGTTCCTGCGCACCTTGCGCGACGACCCGGCCGACGCCGAAGTCCCGAGCCACAAGCTGCTCATCAGGGCGGGCTACGTCCGCCCCATCGGGCCCGGGCTGTACAGCTGGTTGCCGCTGGGTCTGCGGGTGCTGCGCAAGATCGAGAAGATCGTGCGCGACGAGATGACCGCGATCGGCGGCCAGGAGATCCTGTTCCCCGCTCTGCTGCCGCGTGCGCCGTACGAGACGACGAATCGCTGGACCGAGTACGGCGACAATCTGTTCCGGCTGGCTGACCGCCGCGGCAACGATTACCTGCTGGGCCCGACCCACGAGGAACTCTTCACGATGACCGTGAAGGGGGAGTACAGCTCCTACAAGGACTTCCCGCTGCTGCTGTTCCAGATCCAGACCAAGTACCGCGACGAGGCCCGGCCTCGCGCCGGCATCCTGCGCGGGCGCGAGTTCATCATGAAGGACTCGTACTCGTTCGACGTCGACGAGGACGGCCTCAAGAGCGCCTACCACGCTCACCGCGACGCCTATCAGCGCATATTCGGCCGCCTCGGCGTGAACTATGTGATCGTCTCGGCGGTCTCGGGGGCGATGGGTGGCAGCGCGTCGGAGGAGTTCCTGGCCGAGAGCGCCGTCGGCGAGGACACCTTCGTGCGGTGCATGCAGTCGGGTTATGCCGCCAATGTCGAAGCGGTGCTCACCGCGGTTCCCCCGACGATCGACATCGAAGGCCAGCCTGCGGCCACGGTCTACGACACTCCCGACGCACCGACGATCGCCACGCTGGTCGACTGGGCCAACTCGGCCGGCCTGCCACAGTTCGCCGACCGCGAGGTGGTCGCCGCGGACACATTGAAGAACGTGCTGCTCAAGGTCCGCGAGCCCGGCGGCGACTGGGAGCTGCTGGCCATCGGCGTGCCCGGTGACCGCGAAGTCGACGACAAGCGCCTGGGCGCCGCACTCGAGCCGGCGGAGTACGCACTGCTCGACGACGCCGACTTCGCCAAGCATCCGTTCCTGGTGAAGGGCTACGTCGGACCCAAGGCACTGCTGGCCAACGGTGTGCGCTACCTCGTCGATCCCAGGGTGGTCGACGGCACGTCCTGGATCACCGGCGCCGACGAGCCGAACAAGCACGTTGTCGGCCTGGTGGCCGGGCGTGACTTCACCGCGGACGGCACGATCGAGGCCGCCGAGGTGCGCGACGGAGACCCGTCCCCGGACGGAGCGGGGCCGCTGGTGTCGGCGCGGGGCATCGAGATCGGCCACATCTTCCAACTGGGCCGCAAGTACACCGACGCGTTCTCCGCCGACGTTTTGGGCGAGGACGGCAAGCCGGTCCGGTTGACGATGGGGTCCTACGGAATCGGCGTGTCGCGGCTGGTGGCCGTCATCGCCGAGCAGCACCACGACGAGCTCGGGCTGCGTTGGCCCTCGACGGTGTCGCCGTTCGACGTGCACCTGGTGATCGCCAACAGGGACACCGAAGCACGTGCGGGCGCCCTGGAGTTGGCCGCCGATCTCGATGTGCTGGGCACCGAGGTGCTGCTCGACGACCGGACGGCCTCGCCCGGGGTGAAGTTCAAGGACGCCGAGTTGCTCGGGGTGCCATGGGTGGTCGTCGTGGGCCGCGGCTGGGCCGACGGTGTGGTGGAGCTGCGTAACCGGTTCAGCGGCGACAAGCGCGACGTTCCGGTCGACTCGGCGGCAGCGGAGATCGCCCGGGCGCTCGCCTGACGAGCGCGGCCTACTCCGAGCCGCCCGGGAAAGCCACAGTGACCGGCGTCTCGCCCATCAGGCGTCGCCACCGGGCCGCGGTGACCGCGCATTCGGTCAGTGCGTTGACCCCGAAGGCCCGCACCGTCTGGTCGTCGGCCTGCTCGATGACTGCCCGCCACGCCACGGCGGCGTCCTGTTCCATGGTGACGGCCAGTTCGGCGGCTTGGCGTGGATCGTCGACCTCGCCCGGCAGCCGGTAGCCGGCGGCGGGCAGCGGGGCGGCCACGCCGCGTTCCTCCATCAGCGCGATCGCGGCTTCGCGGCGGGCCCGGTGTTCGTTCATCGCATCGGCGACCAGGTAGTTCCGGTCGAAGGTCGAGTGCGCCGACACGATCCCGTAGCCGTAGATGGCAGCGTGCTCGACCTCCAGTGCGTCGTAGAGCGCGCCGTCGGTCGCCCCGTCCGGGCGGGGCGGTTCCGGCTGCGCGGACGGGGAGGTCGTGGGCGTGGTCATGACGTCTCTCCGAGCGGGGTGAGCGCGACGGTGTAGGCGGCGGTACACGCCGCGGCGATCGAGCCGAGCAGCCCGGCCCGGTAGCCGGACAGCGCGGTGGCCGACGTGGTTGCGCTCTCCGCCGAGGTGCGCAGGGCGCCGACGACGTCGTCGACGGTGGGCGGTGGGTCTGCGACCGAGGACGTCGACGAGGTGGTCGTCGTGGAGGTGCTGACCGTGACGCTGGTGGACGGGGCCGCCTGTCCGGTGAGCCGCACGATCTCATCGGCGAGCGCGTCGGCGTGCGCGGAGCGTTGCGCCGCGATCGCGCCGAGGGCCTGGGCGACGGGGCCGCGCATCCGCTCGGCGACCTCGGTCGCCAGCTGGCTGTCGGCGAGGGCCCGGTCCAGTGCGGTGGTCAGGTCGTCGAGGTCGGGGGGCGGCGGGGCGGTGCCGCAGGCCGCCGCTGCCAGCCCCGCGGCGGCCAGCGCCGTGGCGCCGAGCAGCAGGCGTCGACGGTTGACGGTCGGGGCGGGGCTCGGCACGAGCAACATCCTGCCATTGGGTCGGTGACGCTCCGGGCGGCGCCGGTGGTCGTTTCCTTTTGGCGTTTGGGCCCCCCCGGCTGGCGTATCGTGGTGACTCGGGTTCGCGGGAGCACGATCGATCCTGCGCGCCGGGTCCGGACAACTCAAGACGAGGAGCTCGCCGTGGTAGAGCGGTCCAGTCGACTGCCGTCGCAACGACAGGTGATCGAACTGCTCGAGGGCGAGTTCGCGCGCGCAGGCTACGACATCGAAGATGTCGTGATCGACACGTCCGCCCGTCCGCCGCGCATCGCGGTGGTGGCCGACGGCGACGACGGGCTGGACCTGGATACGATCGCCGCGCTGTCCCGGGCAGCGTCGGAGTTGCTCGACGACCTGGACACCTCGCCGTACGTGCTCGAGGTGACGTCCCCGGGAGTGGACCGCCCCTTGACGACGCCGACGCACTTTCGGCGGGCGCGGGGACGTCGGGTGGAGATCACGTTGACCGACGGCGCGACGGTATCCGGCCGGCTCGGTGACTGCGGCGACGAGACGGTGGCGCTGGTGGTGCGCGAAGGCTCCCGGGCAGATCTGGCCGTGCACGAGATCGCCCTGAGCACGATCGTCAACGCCGTCGTCCAGGTGGAGTTCTCGCCGCCGAATCCGCGGGAGCTGGAATTGGCCGGCCTGGCCGGAGAGGAAACCTGAGCGTGAACATCGACATGGCTGCCTTGCATGCGATCGAGGCGGACAAGGGGATCTCGGTCGACGTCGTGGTCGAGACCATCAAGTCAGCGTTGCTGACCGCGTATCGGCACACCGAGGGGCACGAGCCCGACGCCCGCATCGACATCGACCGCAAGACCGGTGTGGTCAAGGTGATGGCGCGCCAGACCGACGAGGACGGCAACGTCCTGCACGAGTGGGATGACACCCCGGAGGGTTTCGGCCGCATCGCGGCGACCACCGCGCGCCAGGTCATCCTCCAGCGGCTGCGCGATGCCGAGAACGAGAAGAACTACGGCGAGTTCTCCGCCCGTGAGGGCGACATCGTCGCCGGTGTCATCCAGCGGGACGCCCGGGCCAACGCCCGCGGCCTGGTGGTGGTGCGGATGGGGAGCGAGACCAAGGGCTCCGAAGGTGTCATCCCGGCGGCCGAGCAGGTGCCGGGGGAGCGCTACGAACACGGTGACCGGTTGCGCTGCTATGTCGTGGGCGTGACCCGGGGCGCCCGGGAACCGCTGATCACGCTGTCGCGGACGCACCCGAACCTGGTGCGCAAACTGTTCGCGCTGGAGGTCCCCGAGATCGCCGACGGGTCCGTCGAGATCATCGCGGTGGCCAGGGAGGCCGGGCACCGCTCCAAGATCGCCGTGACGTCGCGGATGCCGGGACTCAACGCCAAGGGCGCCTGCATCGGCCCGATGGGGCAGCGGGTGCGCAACGTCATGAGTGAACTGTCCGGCGAGAAGATCGACATCATCGACTACGACGAGGACCCCGCCCGGTTCGTCGCCAACGCGCTGTCGCCGGCCAAGGTGGTCTCGGTCACGGTGATCGACGAAGCCAACCGCGCCGCGCGGGTCATCGTGCCGGATTTCCAGTTGTCGCTGGCCATCGGCAAGGAGGGGCAGAATGCCCGCCTGGCCGCCCGGCTCACCGGCTGGCGCATCGACATCCGCAGCGACGACGCGGACAGCCAGCGTCCGGAGCACCGCCGCGAACCGCGCCCGGACGCCGCGCACGGCGCTGTCGGCGAGCGCTGATCCACGCCGCGTCCGACCGGTTTTCAATTTGGTGACGCGGTGACGGTAGACTCAGCCGTGGTCCAGCGCGAGGAATCGGCACGGATGCAGCGAAGCAAGCCCCCACCAGGGCCGGTGCGAACCTGCATCGGATGCCGGAAACGAGAGCTGGCCGTCGAATTGCTTCGAGTAGTAGCTGTCGACAGTGGGGACGGCCCTGGGAATGGCCAGGTCGTCGTGACTGTTGACACAGCGAAAGCACTTCCGGGGCGGGGTGCCTGGTTGCATCCCCGGTCGGAATGTCTGCACGCGGCGGTCCGGCGGCGAGCGTTCGGCCGGGCGCTGCGGATCACCGGTTCACCGGACATCACCGCGGTGATCGAGCGCTTCGATTCGTCGGAGCGTCCGGACACGGCGGCACCTAGAGAACAGGTAGCGAAGAACATGAGCACACCGTGAAGTCCCGATGACCATGCGTCATAGCTAAACCGAGGCGCGGCGCCTACCACCGCTGTCGCCTCTAGACAGGAGATGTAGTGGCAGGTAAGGCCCGTGTGCACGAGTTGGCCAAGGAACTCGGTGTCACCAGTAAGCAAGTGCTCGCCCGTCTGAGCGAACAGGGCGAATTCGTCAAATCCGCGTCCTCCACCGTGGAGGCCCCGGTAGCGCGCCGGCTGCGCGAGTCGTTCGGCGGCAACAAGCCCGCCGGCGACAAGGGCCGCAGCGGCGGCGCCGCTGCCGCGAACGGTGCACCGGCCCAGGCGGCTGCGCCTGCGGCGCCCGAGCGGCCCGCCGCGCCCAAACCCGGCCCGCCGCAGGTGACCAAACCCGGTCCCACCCCGGCCCAGCCCCCGGCCGCCGCGCAGCCTCCGGCCGCCGCCCCGCCGCCGCGGCACCGCCCGCCGCACCACAGCCGCCCGCCGCTGCCGCTCCCGGCGCGCCCCCGCGGCCCGGGCCCGCGCCGGGTCCCCGGCCCACTCCCGGACCGAAGCCCGGACCCCGGCCCGCCGCGCGCACCCCGCGCGTCGGCAACAACCCCTTCTCCTCGCAGCAGCCTGTCGAGCGTCCGGCGCCTCGCCCCCAGGGCCCGCGACCGGGTCCCGGCGCAGGCGGACCCCGCCCCGGCGGCGGCCCGCGCCCGGGCGCGACGCCCGGCAACATGCCCCCGCGGCCCGGCGGTGGCCCTCGTCCCGGTGGCGGTCCCCGTCCCGGTAGCGGTCCGCGTCCGGCCCCCGGTGGCCGGCCGCAGCCCGGCGGCGGCGGTCGTCCCGGCGGCGGTGGAGGCAACTACCGCGGCGGCGGACCCGGTGGAGGTCCCGGCGGCGGTGGCGGTGGTTTCCGTGGTCGCCCCGGCGGCGGCGGTCGTCCCGGCCAGCGCGGCGGCGCCGCGGGTGCGTTCGGACGCCCCGGTGGCGCACCCAAGCGGGGTCGCAAGTCGAAGCGGGCCAAACGCGCCGAATACGAGAACATGCAGGCTCCGGTCGTCGGTGGCGTCCGGCTGCCCAAGGGCAATGGCGAGACCATTCGCCTGGCTCGCGGTGCGTCGCTGAGCGACTTCGCCGAGAAGATCGACGCCAACCCGGCCTCGCTGGTGCAGGCGCTGTTCAACCTCGGCGAGATGGTCACCGCCACGCAGTCTGTCGGCGACGACATCCTGGAACTGCTGGGCGGCGAGATGAACTACAAGGTTCAGGTCGTCTCCCCGGAGGACGAGGACCGCGAGCTGCTGGAGTCCTTCGACCTCACCTACGGCGAGGACGAGGGCGGCGAGGAGGACCTCGAGTTCCGCCCGCCGGTGGTCACCGTGATGGGTCACGTCGACCACGGCAAGACCCGGTTGCTGGACACCATCCGCAACGCCACCGTCCGCGAGGGCGAGGCCGGCGGCATCACCCAGCACATCGGCGCCTACCAGGTGTCGGTCGAGCACGACGGTGCCGAGCGGCCCATCACCTTCATCGACACCCCGGGTCACGAGGCGTTCACCGCCATGCGTGCGCGCGGCGCCAAGGCCACCGACATCGCGATCCTGGTGGTCGCCGCCGATGACGGCGTGATGCCGCAGACGATCGAGGCGGTCAACCACGCTCAGGCGGCAGAGGTGCCGATCGTGGTCGCGGTCAACAAGATCGACAAAGAAGGTGCCGACCCGTCGAAGATCCGCGGGCAGCTCACCGAGTACGGGTTGATTCCCGAGGAGTACGGCGGCGACACGATGTTCGTCGACATCTCGGCGAAGAACAACGTCAACATCGAGCAGTTGCTCGAGTCGGTGCTGCTGACGGCCGATGCCTCCCTGGACCTGCGGGCCAACCCGGACATGGAGGCTCAGGGCGTGGCGATCGAGGCGCACCTGGACCGCGGTCGCGGCCCGGTGGCCACCGTGTTGGTGCAGCGCGGCACGTTGCGCGTCGGCGATTCCATCGTCGCGGGCGACGCTTACGGCCGCGTGCGGCGCATGGTCGACGAGCACGGCGAGGACGTCGAGGAAGCGCTGCCGTCGCGGCCGGTGCAGGTCATCGGTTTCACGTCGGTACCGGGCGCAGGCGACAACCTCCTGGTCGTCGACGAGGACCGGATCGCCCGACAGATCGCCGACCGGCGCAACGCGCGTAAGCGCAACGCGCTGGCGGCCCGTGCGCGCAAGCGGATCAGCCTGGAGGACCTGGATTCGGCGCTGAAGGAAACCAGCCAGCTCAACCTCATCCTCAAGGGCGACAACTCCGGTACGGTCGAGGCCCTCGAGGAAGCCCTGCTGGGTATCCAGGTCGACGACGAGGTCGAACTGCGTGTCATCGACCGCGGCGTCGGTGGCGTCACCGAGACCAACGTCAACCTGGCCTCGGCCTCGGATGCGATCATCATCGGCTTCAACGTCCGCGCCGAGGGCAAGGCGACCGAGCTGGCCAACCGCGAGGGCGTGGAGATCCGGTACTACTCGGTGATCTACCAGGCCATCGACGAGATCGAGAGCGCGCTCAAGGGCATGCTCAAGCCGATCTACGAGGAGCGCGAACTCGGCCGTGCCGAGATCCGGGCGATTTTCCGGTCGTCCAAGGTCGGCAACATCGCCGGCTGCCTGGTGCAGTCGGGCATCATGCGGCGCAACGCCAAGGCTCGGCTGTTGCGGGACAACGTGGTGGTCGCGGAGAACCTCACGGTGTCGTCGTTGAAGCGCGAGAAGGACGATGCCACCGAGGTGCGCGAGGGTTACGAATGCGGTCTGACGTTGACGTACTCCGACATCAAGGAGGGCGACGTCATCGAGACCTACGAGCTGGTCGAAAAAGAGCGGGTCTGAGTGGGATCCGGGACCGAAAGGTGAGCACGCGCCATGGCTGACCCCGCACGGGCGAAGCGGCTGGCCAAACGCATCTCCACGGTTGTCGCCTCGGCGATCGAGTACGAGATCAAAGATCCTCGACTCGCCGGGGTGACGATCACGGATGCCAAGGTCACCAACGATCTGCACGACGCCACGCTGTTCTACACGGTGTTGGGTCGGTCGCTGGACGAGGAGCCGGACTATCCGGGCGCGGCCGCCGCGCTGGAGAAGGCCAAGGGCGTGCTGCGGACCAAGGTGGGCGCCGCGACCGGGGTGCGGTTCACCCCGACGCTGGCGTTCGTCCGGGACATCGTGCCCGACGCCGCGCACCGCATGGAGGAGCTGCTGGCCCGTGCCCGGGCGGCAGATGAGGATTTGGCGAGAGTTCGTCAGGGTGCCAAGCACGCAGGCGAGGCGGACCCGTACCGTGTAAGCGGGGCGGAGGCAGCCGGGGAGCTCGAGGAGCCCGCCGGGGAACCGTGGGACGGGCCGGACGCTGAGGACATGGGTGACTTCGACACACTCGACGGCAGACGCGGCGACTGACGCCGTCGGCGCGCGGGTGGACGCCCGTGGCGCCGCTGAAGTGCTGTCGTCGGCGGCGACGGTCAGCGTGGTCTGTCACGTCTTCCCCGATGCCGACACCATCGGGGCCGGGTTGGCTCTCGGTTTGGTGCTCGACCGGCTGGGCAAGGATGTCCAGGTCGGCTTCGCCGCGCCGGATGTACTCCCCGAATCGCTGGGCTCGCTACCCGGATGCCACCTGCTGGTGGCGCCGGAGGCGATGCGCCGCGACGCCGACCTGGTCGTCACCGTCGACATTCCCAGTGTGGACCGCTTGGGCGAGTTGCGTGAGCTCGCGGCCCCGGGGCGCAGCGTGCTGGTCATCGACCACCATGCGTCGAACCTGATGTTCGGCTCCGCGAACTACGTCGACCAGTCGGCGGACTCGACGACGATGCTGGTCGCCGAGCTTCTCGACGCGTGGGACATCCCGATCGACGCCGCGGTCGCGCATTGCGTGTACGCCGGGCTGACCACCGACACGGGATCGTTTCGGTGGGCCAGCGCGCGGGCGCACCGGCTGGCGGCGCGGCTGGTCGAACTCGGCGTGGACAACGCGACCGTCAGCCGCACACTGATGGACACCCATCCGTTCGCCTGGTTGCCGATGCTGTCGCGGGTGCTCGGTTCGGCCCGCCTGGTCGCCGACGCCGTCGGCGGGCGCGGATTCGTCTACGCCGTCGTCGACCACGATGAATGGGCCGCGGCGCGCTCCGAAGAGGTCGAGAGCATCGTCGATATCGTGCGCACCACCCGTCAGGCCGAGGTGGCGGCGGTGTTCAAGGAGATCAAGCCGCAGTTGTGGTCGGTGTCGATGCGGGCCAAGACGATCGACCTGGCGGCGGTCGCCACCACCTTCGGCGGCGGTGGCCACCGGCTGGCGGCGGGTTACACCACGTCCGGATCTGCCGCCGACGTGGTCGCGGCATTGCAGAGCGCGCTTGACTGACGCC is a window from the Mycolicibacterium poriferae genome containing:
- a CDS encoding proline--tRNA ligase gives rise to the protein MITRMSELFLRTLRDDPADAEVPSHKLLIRAGYVRPIGPGLYSWLPLGLRVLRKIEKIVRDEMTAIGGQEILFPALLPRAPYETTNRWTEYGDNLFRLADRRGNDYLLGPTHEELFTMTVKGEYSSYKDFPLLLFQIQTKYRDEARPRAGILRGREFIMKDSYSFDVDEDGLKSAYHAHRDAYQRIFGRLGVNYVIVSAVSGAMGGSASEEFLAESAVGEDTFVRCMQSGYAANVEAVLTAVPPTIDIEGQPAATVYDTPDAPTIATLVDWANSAGLPQFADREVVAADTLKNVLLKVREPGGDWELLAIGVPGDREVDDKRLGAALEPAEYALLDDADFAKHPFLVKGYVGPKALLANGVRYLVDPRVVDGTSWITGADEPNKHVVGLVAGRDFTADGTIEAAEVRDGDPSPDGAGPLVSARGIEIGHIFQLGRKYTDAFSADVLGEDGKPVRLTMGSYGIGVSRLVAVIAEQHHDELGLRWPSTVSPFDVHLVIANRDTEARAGALELAADLDVLGTEVLLDDRTASPGVKFKDAELLGVPWVVVVGRGWADGVVELRNRFSGDKRDVPVDSAAAEIARALA
- a CDS encoding ferritin-like domain-containing protein; this translates as MTTPTTSPSAQPEPPRPDGATDGALYDALEVEHAAIYGYGIVSAHSTFDRNYLVADAMNEHRARREAAIALMEERGVAAPLPAAGYRLPGEVDDPRQAAELAVTMEQDAAVAWRAVIEQADDQTVRAFGVNALTECAVTAARWRRLMGETPVTVAFPGGSE
- the rimP gene encoding ribosome maturation factor RimP; its protein translation is MVERSSRLPSQRQVIELLEGEFARAGYDIEDVVIDTSARPPRIAVVADGDDGLDLDTIAALSRAASELLDDLDTSPYVLEVTSPGVDRPLTTPTHFRRARGRRVEITLTDGATVSGRLGDCGDETVALVVREGSRADLAVHEIALSTIVNAVVQVEFSPPNPRELELAGLAGEET
- the rbfA gene encoding 30S ribosome-binding factor RbfA; translated protein: MADPARAKRLAKRISTVVASAIEYEIKDPRLAGVTITDAKVTNDLHDATLFYTVLGRSLDEEPDYPGAAAALEKAKGVLRTKVGAATGVRFTPTLAFVRDIVPDAAHRMEELLARARAADEDLARVRQGAKHAGEADPYRVSGAEAAGELEEPAGEPWDGPDAEDMGDFDTLDGRRGD
- the nusA gene encoding transcription termination factor NusA, which codes for MNIDMAALHAIEADKGISVDVVVETIKSALLTAYRHTEGHEPDARIDIDRKTGVVKVMARQTDEDGNVLHEWDDTPEGFGRIAATTARQVILQRLRDAENEKNYGEFSAREGDIVAGVIQRDARANARGLVVVRMGSETKGSEGVIPAAEQVPGERYEHGDRLRCYVVGVTRGAREPLITLSRTHPNLVRKLFALEVPEIADGSVEIIAVAREAGHRSKIAVTSRMPGLNAKGACIGPMGQRVRNVMSELSGEKIDIIDYDEDPARFVANALSPAKVVSVTVIDEANRAARVIVPDFQLSLAIGKEGQNARLAARLTGWRIDIRSDDADSQRPEHRREPRPDAAHGAVGER
- a CDS encoding YlxR family protein; its protein translation is MQRSKPPPGPVRTCIGCRKRELAVELLRVVAVDSGDGPGNGQVVVTVDTAKALPGRGAWLHPRSECLHAAVRRRAFGRALRITGSPDITAVIERFDSSERPDTAAPREQVAKNMSTP
- a CDS encoding DHH family phosphoesterase, with the protein product MTSTHSTADAATDAVGARVDARGAAEVLSSAATVSVVCHVFPDADTIGAGLALGLVLDRLGKDVQVGFAAPDVLPESLGSLPGCHLLVAPEAMRRDADLVVTVDIPSVDRLGELRELAAPGRSVLVIDHHASNLMFGSANYVDQSADSTTMLVAELLDAWDIPIDAAVAHCVYAGLTTDTGSFRWASARAHRLAARLVELGVDNATVSRTLMDTHPFAWLPMLSRVLGSARLVADAVGGRGFVYAVVDHDEWAAARSEEVESIVDIVRTTRQAEVAAVFKEIKPQLWSVSMRAKTIDLAAVATTFGGGGHRLAAGYTTSGSAADVVAALQSALD